Proteins encoded by one window of Salvia splendens isolate huo1 chromosome 5, SspV2, whole genome shotgun sequence:
- the LOC121805643 gene encoding cyclic dof factor 2-like — translation MREKMSEVKDPMIKLFGKTIELPETASEAAVGETAQSCDGVGADSSIQDPPCSSNSIIEQNNFTGDAEDQQSNTNQSGLKQEDKDEDQTQPLASDGLKDSNTTASIVENPKALSADSDAGPMQSLKTEEDQTETSNSEEKTLKKPDKILPCPRCNSMDTKFCYFNNYNVNQPRHFCKNCQRYWTAGGTMRNVPVGAGRRKNKNAVPQFRHITVPNAQVDLPNGNHHPVLSPNGTVITFNSDTPLCESMVSVLNIADKTVRNSMRNGFHRPEELGIEASHGLKENGDDHSISGSSTTATSSKEEVGKIEVTANSHPLPLHVPSFPGAPWPYPWHCFQWTAPMSPPNFPPGGIALPFYSTPPPYWGCAVPGPWNVPWIVPPTPSQSHTPPNSGPNSPTLGKHLRDDNTLKPVSTEEAASEKDSNLWVPKTLRIDDPGEEAKSSIWATLGIKNERADSVGSGGLFKAFQRQSKGDEKAQAPETSTVLQANPAAMSRSLSFHESS, via the exons atgagagagaaaatgtcTGAAGTGAAAGACCCCATGATAAAGCTTTTCGGCAAAACCATTGAACTTCCAGAGACTGCCTCCGAAGCGGCGGTTGGTGAAACAGCTCAGTCCTGTGATGGTGTGGGAGCGGATAGTTCGATTCAAGACCCTCCTTGTTCATCTAATTCCATTATTGAACAAAATAATTTCACCGGCGATGCAGAGGACCAACAATCGAACACG AACCAATCAGGTTTAAAACAAGAAGATAAAGACGAAGATCAAACCCAGCCTTTGGCATCTGATGGTTTAAAAGATTCTAATACAACTGCTTCTATAGTTGAGAACCCCAAGGCATTGTCTGCCGATAGTGATGCTGGACCGATGCAAAGTTTGAAGACGGAAGAGGACCAGACTGAGACCAGTAACTCAGAGGAGAAAACCCTGAAGAAGCCGGACAAGATACTCCCGTGCCCTCGTTGCAACAGCATGGATACAAAATTTTGCTATTTTAACAATTACAACGTGAACCAGCCGAGACATTTCTGCAAGAATTGCCAGAGGTACTGGACAGCTGGTGGGACTATGAGGAATGTGCCTGTCGGGGCTGGTCGTCGTAAGAACAAGAATGCCGTTCCCCAGTTCCGTCATATAACCGTTCCCAATGCTCAGGTGGACCTCCCAAATGGAAATCACCACCCTGTGCTGAGCCCCAATGGCACCGTTATCACTTTCAATTCAGACACGCCTCTATGCGAATCTATGGTGTCCGTCTTGAATATTGCTGATAAAACCGTTAGAAACAGCATGAGGAACGGGTTTCACCGACCCGAAGAGCTAGGAATTGAGGCTTCCCATGGACTTAAAGAGAATGGAGATGATCACTCAATTAGTGGATCTTCCACAACTGCAACAAGTTCAAAGGAAGAAGTTGGTAAAATTGAAGTAACAGCAAACAGTCATCCCCTTCCTCTCCACGTACCTTCCTTTCCCGGAGCCCCATGGCCTTATCCGTGGCATTGCTTTCAATGGACTGCCCCCATGTCTCCACCGAACTTTCCCCCCGGTGGCATTGCTTTGCCATTCTATTCTACACCACCGCCTTACTGGGGTTGTGCTGTACCTGGCCCTTGGAATGTTCCTTGGATTGTCCCACCAACACCATCACAGAGCCACACACCTCCAAATTCCGGCCCCAACTCCCCAACTTTagggaagcatttgagagatgACAACACTCTGAAGCCCGTCAGCACAGAGGAAGCAGCGAGTGAAAAGGACAGTAACCTCTGGGTTCCGAAAACGTTGAGAATCGATGACCCTGGCGAGGAGGCCAAGAGTTCCATATGGGCAACTTTAGGCATAAAGAATGAGAGAGCGGATTCTGTGGGTAGTGGTGGTCTTTTTAAGGCCTTCCAAAGACAATCGAAAGGCGATGAAAAGGCTCAGGCTCCAGAAACCTCGACGGTGTTACAAGCAAATCCAGCAGCGATGTCTAGGTCGTTGAGCTTCCATGAGAGCTCTTAA
- the LOC121803835 gene encoding zinc finger MYM-type protein 1-like, whose product MKLDLLGGDAFVNKGFKSWNKPDRFTKHIGGVKITHNLAYEKYVNLRDGKKKSILVSLDNATEIRGQGYDGASNMKGEIHGLKTLIIEDTPSAYYVYCFAHQLQLTLVAIAKKNDEWAWLFDTIANLLNVVGVSCKRRELIREIQAQKLAQALEIDELETGSGLNQELGLKRPGDTRWSSHYKTLLNVMDLFSTIVKVLMIIGKNGSNRMISAKLKIWKLVTCLMEDESVLFNKFPIVIIFALIPRDGFSSFDKESVLKLATFYPSDFSNIDLRSLDCQLDIFMEDMRRDNDFQNLQDLSSLSMKLVETKRDVAYPFVFLLIKLILILSVATASVESVFSGMAFMKNKLRNRIGDKPLNDCLTTFIKKEMFLQVSDDDIAHRFEKMKTRRKIN is encoded by the exons ATGAAGTTGGACTTACTGGGGGGAGATGCATTTGTGAACAAAGGATTTAAGTCGTGGAATAAGCCGGACAGATTTACGAAGCATATTGGTGGAGTAAAAATTACTCACAATCTTGCTTATGAGAAATATGTGAACTTAAGAGATGGCAAAAAAAAGTCTATTCTTGTTTCTCTTGATAATGCCACCGAG ATTCGAGGACAAGGATATGATGGGGCTAGTAACATGAAGGGTGAAATACATGGATTGAAGACTTTGATTATAGAAGATACTCCAAGTGCTTACTACGTCTATTGTTTCGCCCACCAACTTCAACTGACTCTTGTAGCCATTGCAAAAAAGAACGATGAATGGGCTTGGCTTTTTGATACGATTGCAAATTTATTAAATGTTGTAGGAGTTTCTTGCAAGAGACGAGAATTGATTCGTGAAATTCAAGCACAAAAACTTGCTCAAGCCTTGGAAATTGACGAACTTGAAACAGGGTCTGGGTTAAATCAAGAACTTGGTTTGAAGAGGCCCGGGGACACTCGTTGGAGTTCTCACTACAAGACTCTTTTAAATGTCATGGACCTATTTTCTACAATTGTTAAGGTTCTTATGATTATTGGAAAGAATGGCTCTAATCGGATGATAAGTGCAAAGCTCAAG ATTTGGAAGCTTGTTACGTGCCTCATGGAAGATGAAAGCGTTTTGTTCAACAAGTTTCCTATCGTCATCATTTTCGCATTGAT TCCTAGAGATGGCTTCTCTTCTTTTGACAAAGAAAGTGTACTCAAACTTGCAACATTTTATCCTTCTGATTTTTCAAACATTGATTTGAGGTCTCTTGATTGTCAACTTGATATATTCATGGAGGATATGAGAAGAGATAATGACTTTCAGAATTTGCAAGATCTTAGTTCTCTTTCAATGAAGCTTGTTGAAACAAAGAGGGATGTGGCTTACCCTTTTGTCTTTTTGCTTATCAAGCTGATTTTGATTCTTTCGGTTGCTACTGCAAGTGTAGAGAGTGTATTTTCTGGAATGGCGTTTATGAAGAATAAGTTGCGAAATAGAATTGGTGATAAACCTTTGAATGATTGTTTGACGACTTTCATTAAGAAAGAAATGTTTCTACAAGTCTCAGATGATGATATAGCCCATCGCTTTGAGAAAATGAAGACtcgtagaaaaataaattag